Below is a genomic region from Halobacterium sp. CBA1132.
TCCACGGCGCTCATGAACATGGAGTGGCTGGCCGACCAGCTGTAGGTCGGTCGCCCGCCGGCTCCGGCACCTTCAAACCGTCCGAGCCCGAACCGCGAAGTATGAGCGTCGATTCCGATTCCGCGGCTGCGACTGGCACCACCAACGCCGACGACATCGCGCGCCAGCTCGGCGAAGCCATCGAGGAGTCCCCCGAGTACCAGCGCTACGAGGAGACGAAGGCCGCCGTCGAGGACAGCGAGGAAGTCCAGAATCTCATCGACGACTTCGAGGACCTCCGCCAGGAGTTCATGCTCGCGCGACAGACCGGCGACGCCACGCAGGAGGACGCGAAGAAGGTCGAGGACGCGCAGAACCGCCTCCACGACCATCCCGTGATGGCCGACCACCTCGACGCACAGGACGAACTGGAAGCCAAATTCGAGTTCCTCAACGACCTCATCTCGGAGCCGCTGGACGTCGACTTCGTCGGCGAGTCCGGCGCGTGCTGTCAGGACTAGCGACCGCTACTCGTCGTACTTCTCGCTGATTGTCGCTTCTTCGGCCGCGAGCGTCTCGATGCCGGTCTTCACGCCGTGCGTGAGGACGATGTGTCCGAGGTCCGTGAGCACGTAGTACGAGTACGGCTCGTCGGTACCCGTGTTCGGCTCGCGGCAGTCCCTTCCTCACCGTAGTCCCCGCCTTGCAGCACGTGCATCTGCCGTGCCTGCGTCCGCCGCCGCGTCGCGAACCCCGGGACGCTAAGGGGTTGCGCGACCCACGACGGGATATGGTTCACTCCGACTGGGGCGACTGGCTGCCGACGGCCGTCGAAGCGGCGAACCCCGACGGCGTCGCGGTCTGGTATCTCGGCTGCAACGGCTTCGTGCTCAAGGGCGAGGGCGGGACGACGCTGTTCATCGACCCCTATCTGGGGACGGGTGACCCGCCGCGCACGATTCGGATGATTCCGGTGCCGTTCGACCCACGCGACGTCACGGAGGCCGACGCTGTGTTCGCGACACACGAGCACGTCGACCACGTTCACGGGCCGAGTCAAGCGCCGATTCTCGCCGAGACCGGCGCACAGTTCTACGCGCCCGACGACTCGCTGACGGTGGCGCGCGGCGAGGAGTCGTGGGACGACAACTACGCCCTCGACACCGACCAGTACAACGAGGTCGAGGAGGGCGACACGTTCGAGGTCGGCGAGTTCACGGTCCACGTCGAACCCGCTCACGACCCGGACGCCACCCACCCCGTCTCGTACGTCATCGAGCACGACGCGGGCACTATCTTCCACGGCGGCGACACCAAGCCCAGCGACGACTTCGAGCGCCTCGGAAGCGAGTACGACATCGATCTCGGAATTCTGGCGTTCGGCACCGTCGGCATGGTCCCGGACAAGCAGACCCGCGTGCCGAAACGTACGCGCTGGTACAACGACGAGAACCAAATCATCGAGGCCGCCAACGACCTCCAGTTCGACCGCCTGCTGCCCTCTCACTGGGACATGTGGAAGGGCCTGACCGCGGACCCCACTGCCCTCCACCACCACGCCAACTCCTTCGAGTACCCGGAGCGACTAGACATCGTGGAAATCGGCGACCGCGTAGACGTGACAGGCGAGTAACTGGCAACGGGAGTCGGCGGGTAATTTAAGTCCTCGTCCGCGTACGTGGTCGTATGCACGACCAACCCGCGGGTGGTTCCGATGAGTGACGAGACGGTCGTCGAGACCGACGGCGTCACCGTCAGCAAGTTCTTCAACGCCGAGGACTTCCCCGTTCCGGCGGTCGCCTTCGACGTCGACTCCTCCCGCGACGACGCGGTCACGCTCCGCATTGTCGACGAGATTCCCGACGAGTTCGGCATCGACCAGATCGGGTTCCACCCCGAGTACGGCAGCGAACACTGGACGGCCAGCGGCGACGGCGTCGTTCGCTTCGAGCGCGAAATCGAACCCGGCGAGTCGTTCACCACGGTCTACGGCGTCCGCATGGAGGAAGGCCAAGACGAGACGCCGTTCCTCTCCGCGCCGACGGTCGAACTCGACGGCGAGGACATCGACGACGTGGTACCGCCGGAGTCCACGGACGTCGTCCGTGAACTCGCCGGCGGGGACCGCGACACGGTGCCGGGGCTGGAAGACGACGCCGAGGAGGCCGGCCTCGAAGCCGACATCGAGGGCAGCATCGAGTCCCTCGAAGAGGAGGACGCCGAAATCCTCGAGGGCGACGTCGACCTCGGCGACGAACCGAGCGACGACGAGGAGCTGGACACCGAGGACGAAGCGTTCGAGGCGGAGCCGGAGCCGTCGACCGAACCCGAGTCCGAGGGGTTCGGCGGCGAGCAGCCCGAACCGGACGCTGACGACGAGGAACCCCTCGCAGAGCCGGAAGCCGAGGGATTCGGCGAGGAGGAAGCCGACACCGAAGAGCCCGCGGAACTCGAACCGGAGCCCGCGCCGTCGTCGGTCGGATTCGACGCCGGCGACCTCGTGGCGACGCTCGCCGAGGCCATCCGCAACGACGAGGTCAGTGACGACGACCTCGAAACCCTGCAGGACGCCTTCGGCGGCGTCCCCAACAGCACGCAGGTCGAAATCGAGCACCTCCAGAGCCGCGTCTCCGAACTGGAGGCGTACACGGACGCCCTCGAGGAGTTCCTCGACGAGGAGGGCACCGCCCAGCAGCTCGTCAGCGACGTCGAGGACGAGGTCGCCTCGCTGTCCGCGGCGCTGGACGACCTCGACGACGAGCTCGGCGAGGTCGAAGCGAGCGTCGAGGACGCCGCGGGCGACCGCGAGCAGCTCCGCGAGCGCGTCGCGGACGTCGAAGCGGAAGTCGACGCCGTCGACGACCTCCACGAGGACGTCGAACGCCTCCGCGGGGACGTGGACGCAATCGACGAGCGCCTCGAAGACACCGAGGACGCCGTCATGGAGGTCGACGAACTCGAAGACGACCTCGACGACGTCAGCGAGGACCTCGAGGACCTCGAGGACCACGTCGACGAGATCGAGGAGTGGCGCAGCCAGCTCTCCGACGTCTTCGGCGCGTAACGCCGCCGCAGCCGCCCGGCTGGGGGAATCACAACCGTTTTCGGCGCCCGCGGCCTCTACTCGACAATGACAGCGCCGGTGCGCGTCGCCGTCCCGCGGAAGGGGCGGCCGCTGGAAGCCGTACTCGACAGATTCGCCGCTCGCGCCGACGCGACTTCGGTCGCCGACGACGTGGTCTCGACGCTGCGCTACGAGAAGGCCGTCACGAAAGACGAGCAGTCCGCCGAGCGCGGCGTCTACGAGCGGCTCGCGGAGTACAGCGAGCCCGCCGAGCCCCACCAGCCGGACTTCACGCTGCTGCGGGACGCTCGCGCGGGCAAACCCCGGCGCGTCGTCTTCGACTCGCTGACCCTCGACGTCGAGGGGACGCCCGTCCAACTGGTCGGCCGCGAGGAGCCGTTCCGCGCGCTGCGCACCCACGAGTTCGCGCTCGGGTTCGACAGCGCCGACCTCGTGCTCGAAGAGGTCGTCCAGCTGGAGCCCGAACCGCTCTCGACCATCGCGGACCTGAACGACCGCATCGACCCCCACGACACGGACGTCCGCGTCATCTCGGGGCTCGGGGACACGGTCTACCACACGCTGCTGGCGACGCCCGCCGCCAGACAGTCCGTCGGTGCCGACGAACTCGACCGCGCGTTCCTCGCCGCCTACGAGGGCGAGGTCTGCATCAGTCCGCGCTACGAGCGCCTCGTTCGTGCGGTCCTCGGTACGGACGCCACGGAGGGCGTGAAGTTCGTCTACCCCGACGCCGGCCGCGAGGAGGAGGCCGCTATCGCCGACGTCGGCGTCGGCGTCTACCTCACGGTCACGGGGTCGACGGCCCGCGAGCACGGCCTCGAAGTCGGCGAGCGCCTGTTCCCCAGCGAGACCGTCCTGATGGAGAACCAGTCCGAGGCCGGCGGCGAGGGCGTGCAGGCGGTCAAGCGCGCGCTCGCCGCGGACGCCGACGAGACCGCGATTCCCCCGCAGTAGCCGTCTGCCGCGACACTCACTCCGACTTCCGCTCGGCGAGGTAGTCGCGAGCGCGCTCCAGCATCTCGTCTTTCAGCCCCACGAAGACGCCGCCGTCCTTCCCGCCGACGAACGTGTTCTCCCCGGGCTCGATTGTCTCGTTGATGTCCGGGTGTTCGACGCCGATGTGTGTGACTTCGGCGGCCTCGCCCTCCTCACGGACGTACACCTTCGCGTCCTCTACTCGTATTTCGACGGATGTGGCCCGGTCATGCCGTTGGCTTCGACGGCCAGCACGAAGGTCCGGTGGCCGCGAGTTCGGCGCGTACGCTTAGAGCGTCAGCGTCACCGACGCCGTGTCGAGGAACGCCGTCTCGTAGCCTTCGTGGCGGCCCACTTGGGGCGGCTGGCGCACCGACAGCGTGAGTTCGTCGCCGGACTCGACGCTCGGCACCGCGGCACTCAAATGGAGGCCGAGGTCCGGGCTGAGCGTGCGCGACAGCGTTCCCTCGTAGACCGTCTCGCCGTCGCGAACGAGCGTCGCGTCCAGCGCCATCGACGAGAGTTCGTAGCCGTTGTACCGGGTGCGCGCGGACACCGCCAGATACGCCTGCTCGGGGCTGCCGACGCGCTCGGCGTCCGCGAGGTCCGTCACGACGTAGTAGGCGTCGTCGATGGCCGCGGTGCCGCGCACCGTCCCCGGGAGGTCGTCGGGCGCGGGCGCAATCGACTTCGGGTAGCTGGTGTCCCGGGGCGCGAGCGCGCCCGGCTCGCCGGCTTCCTCGATGGGCGTGGCGCCGACTCGCGCGCGTGTCTCCTCAGTGAACTCCACGGTCATCTCGGCGCTCTCCACGCTCTCGAA
It encodes:
- a CDS encoding YlbF family regulator, translated to MSVDSDSAAATGTTNADDIARQLGEAIEESPEYQRYEETKAAVEDSEEVQNLIDDFEDLRQEFMLARQTGDATQEDAKKVEDAQNRLHDHPVMADHLDAQDELEAKFEFLNDLISEPLDVDFVGESGACCQD
- a CDS encoding MBL fold metallo-hydrolase gives rise to the protein MVHSDWGDWLPTAVEAANPDGVAVWYLGCNGFVLKGEGGTTLFIDPYLGTGDPPRTIRMIPVPFDPRDVTEADAVFATHEHVDHVHGPSQAPILAETGAQFYAPDDSLTVARGEESWDDNYALDTDQYNEVEEGDTFEVGEFTVHVEPAHDPDATHPVSYVIEHDAGTIFHGGDTKPSDDFERLGSEYDIDLGILAFGTVGMVPDKQTRVPKRTRWYNDENQIIEAANDLQFDRLLPSHWDMWKGLTADPTALHHHANSFEYPERLDIVEIGDRVDVTGE